In Sus scrofa isolate TJ Tabasco breed Duroc chromosome 14, Sscrofa11.1, whole genome shotgun sequence, the sequence cttgttACATGCATTAATTTCCACTTCCCTGACATCTCTCTACTCAGGTCGAGCAACTGTTCATACATTTCTTGGCCATATTCAAGGTTTCGGAGttcaggtttattttttgtttgtttttatttggggggggctCATTTTCCTATTCAGttgactttttttattattgatgtataggatttttttgttcttgatgAATGTCTTTTATGCTTCTCAATATGGAGTCCTTTGTATATGTGTTATAAATATCTTTCTGGCTTGACTTTTCACTATcttaattgtttcttttgttgaACAGGAACTGTTAATTTTAATACTCTAAAAATGTTATgtttcctttttgtcctttttatatcTATTTAAGACATCTTTGTCTGTCTTACCAACATGAAGATACTCTCCGGGTTctcctgtaatttaaaaaaaaatttacatttcacATTTAGATTCTCAATTTGCTTGAAATTGATTTTTGTCTGTGTGACATAGGAGTGAAGGCTActtctttgtttgtttcccttATGGATATCTGATTAACCCAGGACATTTATTGAGAAAGCCACCTTTCCCCCCACTGCACTGCTAAAtcacctttgtcatagatcagagGTTGTATGGGTCTATTCCaacctttctgttctgttctctggtTTATTTGTGATGTGTCCTTTCTCTTTTAAGAAATAGCCTTATTAATTTatattcacataccataaaattcatcctACTAAAGCATACAGTTCagagatttttattatatttgtagagTTGAGCAACTGGTACCAGTATCTAATTCTGTAATGTTTCTGTCACCCCAAAAGGAACACCATACCACTAGCAGTCACTCCCTTGATGCCGTCcgtagactgaatgtttgtgtcctcatGAGATTCATGTGTTGAAATCTAATCCCTAATGTGATGTATTTGAaggctggggggggggttctttgggagatgattaggCCATGAGAGCAGAGCCcttgtgaatgggattagtgtcctcaGAGAAATCTTAGGTGCACCTTCTaacatgtgaggacacagtgaaaagacCAGAAAGCAAGCTTTCCCCAGACACCAACTTCTGGTACTTTCgtctcttgtttttattattattatttttaatttttatttttatttttatttttagggccgtacccacggcatgtggaggttcccaggctaggggtcacactggagctgtagctgccggcctatgccacagccacagcagtgccagataggaaccatgtctgtgacctataccacagcccatggcaatgctggatccttaacccactgagcgaggccaggggttgaacctgtgtcctcatgggtactagtctgactcatttctgctgatccacaatgggaacttcagatcTTGAGCTTCCCAATCTACTGAACTGTGAGCAGtgaatttatgttgttttttaagCCACGTAGTCTGTACtcttttgttatagcagcctgaatgggCTAAGACAGCTGAAACCCACTAATCTATAAATGTGCTTGctttctctatggatttgcctattctggacatttcatataaatggagtcataaaATAGGTGGCCCTTTGTGTTTGGCTCCTTTCACATAGCATAGTATCTTCAAggctcattcctttttaaaaatttttggttaaaaaatctatatatataataaaatttgccattttaaagtatgtaattcaaagaaaaaataaagtatgtaatttaagagttcccatcgtggctcagtggttaacgaaccccactaggatccatgaggaagcgggttctatccctggcttcactcagtgggttaaggatccagtgttgccgtgagctatggtgtacatcTTAGACAGgactctgatcctgcattgctgtggctgtggcataggccggtggctacagctccgattcaacccctagcctgggaacctccatatgccacaggtgtggccctaaaaagacaaaagacaaaaaacaaaaataataaagtatgtaGTCAGTAGCATTAATCACCTGCACAGTGTTGTGCAAGCATCACCACTACTTCAAAAATTTGttcatcaccccaaacagaaactttGTACCCATTAATCAATGACTATacccttttcccttttctcagtcCATGGATACCTCTAGTTaacttttttcctataaatttgcCTGTTCCAGGCTTGTTCTGTTTCATATAAGTAGTCATAcaggatttgtttttttgtgtctGCCTAATTTTATGTAGTATAATGCTTTTAAGGTTCATTCCTGTTGTAGCATCTGTCAAAacatcattctttttgatggctgaatgaTATTACCATATATCTCTCTGTTGTATTATATGGATGTACCACGTttcctttatctattcatcagttgAGGACATTTGGGTTTCTATCtgttgactattatgaataatgctgtacACTTGTGGATAAGTTTTTGTGTTAATatcttttcacttctcttggtGTATacttaggaatggaattgctgggtcatacgttAACTCTTTAACTTTTAGGGGAACTGCCAGACTTTTCCAGAGCAGccacaccattttatattctctccAGCAATGtctgagggttccagtttcttcatATTCTCACATTCTTGGCAGTACTTATTATtgtctgggtgttttttttttctttttttttgccatgaacgtggcatatggaagttcctgggccagggatcaaatctgagcagcagctgtgacctacacacaggtgcagcaatgccagatccttaacccactgtgatcggccagggatcaaacctgtaccttggcagcaacccaagctgctgcagagacagcaccagatccttagcccactgtgccacagcagaaattccttgtctctctttttttaattgacatcTTAGTGACTGAAGAGTGGTTgtgatggttttgatttgcatttccactaACGACTaataatattgagcatcttttcttgtggttattgctatttgtatatctttggagaaatgtctgttcatatactttgaccatttttaattgtgttgtctttttattgttgagttgtaagagttctttatatatcctggatacaagtcttttgtcatttatgttttgcaaatattttctctttctgtgagttttgttttcagttgGTAGTGTCTTTTGAAGCACTGAAGTTTAATATTTGATGATATCCAGTttatccttttttcccttttgtttctcaTGCTTTTAATGTCATCTAAGAAACAGTTGCCTATGCAAGATAGATTGAAGATTTacacccatgttttcttctaaaagctttGTAATtgtagctcttatatttaggtctttgaacTATTTTGAGGTAATATTTCTAAATGGTGTGAGGGAGGGacccaatttcattctttctgtatGTTGACAGTGAATTGTTCCAGccctatttgttgaaaagaacaTTCTTTCCGCGTTGAGTTGTCTTGGGACTCCTGTAGCATgtactttttaaagttaaaattaatttctgtctgtaaaaaaaaaaaaaaaaaaaatacaaagagggaAACAAAATTACCCATATGCATACATTTCAGAAGTAACTCATgttaagagtttttcttttctgcagctttaaaaaatataattggcATGATACTTGTATACAGTTTGACTATGCTTCCTTCATGTAACATATCATGCACATCTTCCCacatcatttaaaattctttgaccttattatttttatacttcaatAATGCCCCATCATATAATGTACTATAAtttaggtatttctttttctgagatattAATTTGGAAGGCAAATAACTAACTTATCCTGGTTACAGATAAGGAAGATAGAGAAGTaggaatattttaatgtatagtttACAAACAGAAGTAATGGACCcctggagtttctgccatggtgcagtgggttgagaatctaaCTACAGTGGcgtgggtcactgtggaggtgtgggtttgattcctgtcctggtgcagtggattaaaggatctggcattgccaccgctgcagtgtaggtcacagctgtggcttggattcagtccctggcctggagcttccatgtgctgtgggtacggccattaaaaaaaaaaaaaagtggtagtaatagtagtagtaatgGACCAATGTTTTTATTGGCCCTTGATTTCTCTTATcttttgagaagcactgtttgGAAGAAAAGCTTTTAAGAATCATGTTACCAATGTTTTTTATAGTAAAGAATAAACCTGGAAGTATGCTTTTTTGTATGTTAGCTAATTCTTccatttttgtgaattttatttttaatatgtatatactttatattttgtcaaaaatgtataaaattaaggTTTCCATTTGGCAGATATGAatttatggattttattttggggtgcacttatggcatatggaagttcccaggctggggtcgaatcagaactgcagctgctggcctacactacagccaccacaaggccagatccaagctgcatatgtgaccttcgctgtagcttgcagcaacgttggatccttaacccactgagcaaggctagggattgaacccacatccttatggatactagttgggttcttaacctgctgaaccacaatgggaactctgaatttagggattttagattatatattttatttcaaaaatgtccAAAATCATACTCAAAATTTTTAGACATTCTATTTTTAGGATGAGTAGTAGACTCAGAACAATAAGCAATGCTTTTAAGCATAGGAATTATAACAATATATGGTTGGTTATAAAAAACTgaaagtgatcttttttttttttttttttttttgtctttttgctatttcttgggccgctcccgcggcatatggaggttcccaggctaggggtggaatcggagctgtagtctccagcctacgccagagccacagcaacgtgggatccgagccgcgtctgcgacctacaccacagctcacggcaacgccgaatcgttaacccattgagcaagcgcagggaccaaacccgcaacctcatggttcctagttggattcgttaatcactgtgccacaacgggaactcctgaaagtgatCTTTTAGGTCAGTTCTCATAATTAGAAATTACCTTACATTAAAACGCTGTTGTagaattgttttacttttttttttcttttcttgaccgcacctgtggcacatcaAATTGTCTGAGTATTTGACCAGAAAACACATTTGAGTAGTTGAAAGCTCTCTCATTTATTGATTCTTTATAGATCTCTAGCTCTAAGGAAGGATTCCTTCCTAACAAAGCAGGTGCTTTAAGTGTATGTTTAAGTAAAAGGTATATTAGTGATTGTATAATAGTTTTACCTTCTCTGGTGCTGTAAGGTCATCATGATCTAGGTATGTGATGGTGTctcaaattttagaaatgaattcttgaaatatttatatattgcatTCATCTGGAAGGAATCTGGTAGTAGGTCCACAAAGGATTGTTAACATCTCTTACAATTTCATGTTTTGGCAGGTAAACCTAGCCTTTAAGCAACCTGGAAAGAGGCTAGAGCACCAAGGAATTAGAATTGAATTTGTAGGTCAAATTGGTGAGTTTTAAaatagtattacttttttttcctttgataactGAGTTTGAAGAGAGTTAGATTTGGCACTTAAATAATTGAATTAGAGCTTAGTTTTATGGAAGGAAGGATTTCTTTTGCATAATGAAaggatttattttataaacactaaatcatatttcttttttaattgtattaaatGATATTTGACTCATCTTGCCTTTATGATTTTACTTCTAATTACTGAAAATGAAAGGAGTTACCTAAGCTACCAGCCTTGAAAAATAACTCAAGTAAATTAGTTGACTCACTGAAATTTCCATCTGCATAATTTTTCACCAGCTTTATAGCAGTTTCATCTCAACCTTCACTTTCTAATTACCCATGCCATTTGTTTTCCTAAGTTAGTGTGTGCCTATTAGCCAGACTCTCCTGTCAATAGAAAATTCCATGtggggcattcctgttgtggtgcagggaaaacgaattcgactaggaaccatgagttttcgggtttgatccctggccttgctcagtgggttaaggatccggcgttgccgtgagctgtggtgtaggtcgcagatgcggctcggatctggccttgctgtggctgtggtgtaggctggcagctgtagctctgattagacccctagcctgggaacctccatatgctgcgggtgcggccctaaaaagacaaaaagaccaaaaaaaaaaaaaaaaaaaattccatgtgaaAAGAAAAGGTGTAATTTCTTCTTGACTTAGATAAACTTGAGTATGTTTCCATACATGTGTTTCGGAGACGCTCTTGATTTAGCATAATTTAAACTAATAAATCTTGTGGTATTGCagactcagaaaagaaaaagaaaataggtccTAGCTTTCTAAGTTTTACTGTATGTTTTAAAAGTAtccagattgggagttcccatagtggcgcagtgattaacgaatccgactaggaaccgtgaggttgtgggtttgatccctggccttgctcattgggctaaggatccggcgttgtcgtgagctgtggtgtaggtcgcagacgcggctcggatctggccttgctgtggctgtggtgtaggctggcagctgtagctctgattagacccctagcctgggaacctacatatgctgcgggaagtggccctaggaaaggaaaaataaataaataaataaaagtatcaaGATTGGAACAGGTGGATATttgtttacttatatattttggatgagATTATACTTGAGGGGCAAATTGTagtaattatagttgattttagtCTTTTGTGTATTATCATTTTATcgttttaaattaatatatttgccTAACTaaagcaagacttttttttttgccttgaaggGAAGAAGTTCAAATAATTCTTAGAAATGTCTTGTTAAAACAACTTCTTACTGGGCAAACCCTAACTGTATTGAaggaattaattcatttttttaaaatagaaattttcattGTGCTATGCTACTTGAATTTTTTTATGCTAGGTAGAGCATAAGAGAAGGATAAAGGAATTCAGATCATAGCTCCGGTATTTAAAGTAGAGATAAATCCAACcaataattttgataaaaattatttgcatTGGAGGTAGAAGTTGGTTTTTAATGAGATGGATATTAAttgatctttttgctttttaaaatttcttagaaCTTTTCAATGACAAGAGTAATACTCACGAATTTGTAAACCTAGTGAAAGAACTAGCCTTACCTGGAGAACTAACTCAGAGCAGAAGTTATGATTTTGAATTTATGCAAGTTGAAAAGCCATATGAATCTTACATCGGTGCCAATGTTCGCTTAAGGTATGAATGTATATCAGAAACCATAGACAAACTCAAAGCCAGGAAGTAATGACTGCTATTGAATGTCTTATTAGAACTTCTAATTATAATTTTGGACTGGAAgacttaagatttttaaaattctgtcaaatattttttctgtctaatACTGAtctgaaataattaattttagagAATCCCTTTCTGAGAAGTTTTAGTAGATACACTTCTCTTGTTTGAATTGTTTCTTAGATACTTTGTTATGTAAATGGTTACTCTCTCAATCCTTTAGTTTCCCAATGAATCTCATTTAGTATTTGATTAAGAAGTGACTTAGAGAAATGTCCTCAATTAAGCTTGATGATAGTGCTCCAAATTGATCTAAAAAGGATGTACACAGTTCTTAAAACTgaactttgtgtttattttcttgttgggaacatttatttaaaaattaaaactcttggAGCTTCCCCCATGGcataagtgggttaagaatctgactgcagtgacccaggttcaacccctggcccagtgcagtgggttaaaggatccggcaatgctgcacctgcagcatagattgcagctgcagccctggatTCAATTCCAGGcccacctgggaatttccattaaaaattaaaaaacctaacaaaataaatattaaaactctTTCATAAAGTAAACAGAGTAAGTTGACCCCAAAGGAGTTCCATCAAGGAGAAAATAGAGTTGGGGTTAATGTTTGCTCATTTAAAGTACTGAAATATATCACAGGAGATTTAACTTGTCCTCTCCATTAACTTCATAGGTATTTTCTTAAAGTGACAATAGTAAGAAGACTGACAGACTTGGTAAAAGAATATGATCTTATTGTTCATCAGCTTGCTACCTATCCTGATGTTAACAACTCTATTAAGATGGAAGTGGGCATTGAAGATTGTCTCCACATAGAATTTGAATATAATAAGTCAAAGTAAGTACCTTTCATAAACAGATGTTCAGGGAGAATTAAGATATAAGCCTTTTATAAAAGTCTTTGTAAATTGGTCAAAGTAGGGACGGAATCAACATTAATCTGATGTTAATGGACCAACAGAATACCTGAGCTaaaaaaaacttcaggagttTGGTTTTGCTTCTTACTCATTGCAGGTGTCTTtcatattctattctattcctgATAATTCTTTGCTTTGCAGTTTTTTTAATAGAGGAGCTTACCATCTCAGAAGGCAGCTAatcctgtgtcttttttctttttttttgctttttagggttgcactgcagcatatggaagttcccaggctaggggttgaattggagctgcagctgctagcctgtgccacagccacactgcaatgccggatcctcaaccctctgagagagactagggatggaacccacatcttcatggatactagtcagacttttaacccattgaaccacagtgggaactcctgtttcttacTGTCTTGACATAAGTTTAGTCTGgtcatctctttaaaaataagtaaaaaagctCTTTTTCTGACTACATAAGcaatattgttttattatagaaaaaattaacaatgtaGGAAAATCAAAGGACTTTTCTttcaaaggaagtaaaaatatcacatattttcagttttactgGTTAACCACTGTTAATATCCTCCTGCATATCTTTCCACGGGAGGaggcatatatgtttatatatgttgtatttttatagaaatgggctcttattttattaatgcctttttaaactttattatttcaaACATAGATCAAAGTATATGAACATTATATGAATCCTCAGCAGCAGTTGCCCCAGCAGTTGTTAAAACAGGGtcagatttgttttatttgtgtttggCCCCCCCATACTCCCCAAGATGATATTGAAGCAAATTCCAGGCATTAATTTCATCCATAGtatttatgtatcatttttaatataatgtgttaTATTAAGCAATACTGTTAcatctaaaaatattaataatttttttagcaTCTTCACATATCCAGTCAGTTTTCACATTTCCCTAATTGGCTTATACATGTTTTCCCAACATGGTTTGTTCAAATTACCATCCAAACAAGATTTGTTTACATCTAGTGGATTCAAACACATTgcatttggttttttggtttttaaatctcttttaatttatagatatttttcttttcattaaagttTATTTGTTTAAGAAATGGGTGTTTCTATGTACTCTTCCGTTAATGATGTTTATTAGTTGTCATGCCCCAGTTTATGTCACTGAAAATGTGAAACACAGGCCTTCAGAGTCTTAAATTATATTGTTGATAAAATTATTAGATAGTTTAAGGACTTAAAACTTGTCACTGGAAGCCTCCCTTCAGACTAACATAATTGTGTTAATCAACCCTTGGGATATTATTTCAAGATCCAAACCCAGGAGaaggctaaaaacaaaacaaaaaaaaccctctgggaAATATAGGAATTACTACGGTATTTCAAGGTCCCTGGGAAAGGTCTTTGATTATTGGGTATTACAGCAACAAATTCAGCCTATGGAGTCTCTCTTTGTGGCCAGGTGATTTGTTAACTGCACTGTTCTAATACTCGGATTAAAGTGCTAAACACTTGAGTAGAGTTTTTAAATCTTGAGAAACATCTtcatacacaaataaatatttcaagcataaaaatcaattttccatGCTTAAGTTCTTTGAAAACTAAGTTAATCTCTAAGTAGAGACTAACAATTAAATAGGTTAATTCTTCCCTAAGGTGTATGGCTATTCAGGTAAAACTTTGAGTccttatttttatagtaaaatgatgaatacttttttgaaaaaaggaacataaaataatatgaatagtCAAAGTGGTATTCTTTATTCTAAAGATGTCTAACAAAGTCTTTCAGAACATATTTCACTTTTTACTTCATAAACCAATATTAAATAAGTGACATATATTCTTTCCCCAAAGGTATCATTTAAAGGATGTGATTGTTGGAAAAATTTACTTCCTGTTAGTAAGAATAAAAATCCAACATATGGAGTTACAACTGATTAAAAAAGAGATAACGGGAATTGGTAAGTTGAATTGAAATTCCTATATTAGTTGAAAttttaaagtctttctttttttttttttttgtccttttgcctttttctagggccactcccttggcctatggaggttcccaggctaggggtctaattggagctgtagctgcggcctacaccagagccatagcaactcgggatccaagccttgtctgcaaccaacaccacagctcacggcaacgccagatccccaacccactgagcaaggccagggactgaacccgcaacctcatggttcctagtcagattcgttaaccactgcgccatgacgggaactccgaaattttaaagtcttaaaatactgtttaaacatgaaataaatacaCTCCTTGGATAATAATTTTGGTACTTTATATTGTTGGCAGTGAGATactcatttatgttttttaaaaaattagtttttgaaCACAATAAATTCACATGGTTCAAAAATAAAGTatgagagagttcctgctgtggcatagtgggttaattatccagcttatctctgtggtgataccagtttgatccccggcctggtgcagtgggttaaggatctggcactgctgcagctgtggcataggttgtagattcgatccctgcccagaaacttccatatactgccggTGCAGCCAAGAACgaagaaaaaatttatatttcttttccataaaCTGACTATCCATATTCTTTTCCCCATCTCTGTTTGATTATTaatctttcccctttttttttggctgttcctgcaacatgcagaagttccctggccaggttGAACTTGAGTCacggtagtgacaatgctggatccacatctgcggcatattattgttcttgggctagggatcgaatcggacctgcagctggggcctagCCACAAGTGGGGCAACAccgtatctgagccacatctgcaccctacaccacagcattcaacaactccagatccataacccagtgagcaaggccagggatcaaacctgcatccttacaaaGACAATATCGggtccattgagccacagcaggaattcctggatccttaaccactaggccaccaggaaactcctatctttttcttttgacttgtAGAAACTCTGTGTATTAGGAAGATCAGTCTGCTTTTCTGTATTAAGAGCAGCAGAAATTTCCCTGGTTTGTCTTGCTTATGGTGGTCTTTGTGATGTCGAAGTTCTTGATATTTATATAAGTCaaatttatcagtttttgcttttatggaCTCTGGGTTTTGTGTTAGACCTTTTTTTACAGTGGGgctc encodes:
- the VPS26A gene encoding vacuolar protein sorting-associated protein 26A isoform X1; the encoded protein is MSFLGGFFGPICEIDVVLNDGETRKMAEMKTEDGKVEKHYLFYDGESVSGKVNLAFKQPGKRLEHQGIRIEFVGQIELFNDKSNTHEFVNLVKELALPGELTQSRSYDFEFMQVEKPYESYIGANVRLRYFLKVTIVRRLTDLVKEYDLIVHQLATYPDVNNSIKMEVGIEDCLHIEFEYNKSKYHLKDVIVGKIYFLLVRIKIQHMELQLIKKEITGIGPSTTTETETIAKYEIMDGAPVKGESIPIRLFLAGYDPTPTMRDVNKKFSVRYFLNLVLVDEEDRRYFKQQEIILWRKAPEKLRKQRTNFHQRFESPESQASAEQPEM
- the VPS26A gene encoding vacuolar protein sorting-associated protein 26A isoform X2, which produces MQVEKPYESYIGANVRLRYFLKVTIVRRLTDLVKEYDLIVHQLATYPDVNNSIKMEVGIEDCLHIEFEYNKSKYHLKDVIVGKIYFLLVRIKIQHMELQLIKKEITGIGPSTTTETETIAKYEIMDGAPVKGESIPIRLFLAGYDPTPTMRDVNKKFSVRYFLNLVLVDEEDRRYFKQQEIILWRKAPEKLRKQRTNFHQRFESPESQASAEQPEM